From the Mesorhizobium loti genome, the window CTCTGCATCCACCTGGTCTTCGGCTTTCCCGACCGTAACGCCTTGTGCCAGCCCTCAAGAGATTGAAAATGAAGCTCATCAGACTGATCGTACCCGGTTGCCTTGTCCTGCTCGCCGGTTGCAGCCTGTCGAGCACATATCTTCGCCCCGAACTTCCAGCCGGGCCCCACTGGTCGACCGCTGCGGTAGGGAGCGCTGTGCAGGCCAGCACAGACCGCTGGTGGCTGGCGTTCGGGAACGCCAATCTCGACAAGCTTGTCGGCGAGGTCATCGGCCGAAATAATGACGTCCTCATTGCGGCTGCTAACGCCTATCCCGCCCGACTTCAGGCAAATACAGCTGCGCAAGCCTTGCTCCCCCAGGTGAACGGCCAGGTCGGCGGGAGCGACACATCCATCAGTGTGTCTTATGAGATTGATCTGTGGGGCAAGCTAGCGGCAAAGAGGGACAAGGCGGATTTTGAGGCTTATGCGACAGCGGAAGATTACGAAAACGCGCGCCTCCTCGCTAGCGCAGGAACCGTCGAGGCGTATTTCAACATCGCGTACGCCAATCAGTCGCTCGCGTCGGCGGAAACCAGCCTTGCCCATGCCAAGCAGACTTTGGCGCTTGTGCGCGCCCAGCTTGCGGCCGGTGCGGTTTCCGATCTGGATCTCAGCAGGGCCGAGCAGCAGGTCGAGGAGCGGGCATTGACGGTTTCGAAGGGCAAGCAGTATCGCCTTGTACAGCGGAACGCCCTGGTTGTGCTCTTGAATGGCGCACCTAACCCTGTTCCAGAGCCGCAGCGCCTGCCGAGCAAGAAGCTACCCCCGATCCAGACTGGGTTGCCGGCCGACCTGCTCGCGCGTCGCCCAGACTTGCGAGCCGCAGAGGCCAGGCTCCGTGCCATGCTGAAGAACGTCGACGCAACTCAGGCCAGTTTCTACCCGGCGATTTCCCT encodes:
- a CDS encoding TolC family protein — its product is MKLIRLIVPGCLVLLAGCSLSSTYLRPELPAGPHWSTAAVGSAVQASTDRWWLAFGNANLDKLVGEVIGRNNDVLIAAANAYPARLQANTAAQALLPQVNGQVGGSDTSISVSYEIDLWGKLAAKRDKADFEAYATAEDYENARLLASAGTVEAYFNIAYANQSLASAETSLAHAKQTLALVRAQLAAGAVSDLDLSRAEQQVEERALTVSKGKQYRLVQRNALVVLLNGAPNPVPEPQRLPSKKLPPIQTGLPADLLARRPDLRAAEARLRAMLKNVDATQASFYPAISLTGSLGTASGQLLAFISNPVATLGANAALSLLNFKDITLQVAVSRAQYEKEVLGFRTTLLTAFSEVANTLGAQADYAEQVRRRRHVLGAAQETEKLLEARYRSGAINRIDWLNAQESRCAAEMALAHARHDQLLNESKLYRSLGGSAGSAGPDRRRSNREQRP